A section of the Bombus fervidus isolate BK054 chromosome 9, iyBomFerv1, whole genome shotgun sequence genome encodes:
- the LOC139990875 gene encoding uncharacterized protein isoform X1, with amino-acid sequence MSKVSLRSKTTSSRLRLHRRRKQHAKKLILKPYDFCCSVDNVDPLTQYDRLRSLYRSPLMSLQTINESPTLKLRTEFTNYMERKLRRKSLKNKQFDIGDHRHKNKKNLQISERLRKLYKAKKLYKQHKLEDTDDDFEFKDLHDKKVTSLLQRPLQWYLEDEIIGAKDILWEQKQRAYNEKMNKNVEIGKQKTENMLKQQTDMYPRWYQDFSINQIKNLRMLQCIMQKDCEEMVTGRTQRTLISIGIISTFFTLTSDVIKKLQESCNCNVIEFLREIYKILTGNYFEEEGYKNFYDCNERIILSAIAFLTLPEAIIELHKRLPPVTMSEFPPKPIPPTLSIRQKMKSPYKERLFIRTDWATFYNRLQDWQEQYRLIPIPNIILPPKNCLLNNYPGAKVNAYYEENKHGKVQNVSENYQLIQIKNNPSVQTKQPHNISTKTNQERDTSISTKQKKYSFIDTKQKDDVPVRIRRNNPSGNSPYSFELNQDQRSSVANELTENNENEKFKSLIGNAISTKQRIPHNSQISTGLNVPPLYGENRLFDFTINGISEKPGPVEYKICGVLQPPQSNKKSWLGEKHAHYIISGASDEPPICPVTYEMTGVANVTPSNSNEKFFAVLKLGDGPKKIYPSGRQNLSRHWQEWLQNVDEEFRKIEREANKMIKNIEAITKLVFPDPTCDSCCSCRQTRKSYLKAKETKAPYFVIDTITEDDNKKKYIVGSMAMHSPALTPPESTVNLLEVIASEDVLTDNLIISGVTNETGETQYFITGSQKEVIRMPARVIERPPPRPLRNVPPCICAIQQIFTKGLFPNVSHDNIPWTKEEGLCFGKKFRPQESPAYSCKKYPGNKSCRRSPFTHDINRLKRRIEMAKQKQGDEATGKKKMYSIADFQPCGDEHGMNICGGPWNALHTLTSEELKEQERLRKEILRGPSCGKRPGQAVCEGPFGKRIPLKPQQIFIEEEIPGEDIEEEEEEVEGEELIKPPPVEVKEKEKERDKKCHMSPEAIEARRQRVVEKKVKKFVPDPSYPGYDDPWNIFRTAPSEKESETDFKKLLKLSSPKPPSTPVQSKTLMDEIAKSALHEDVSKLEIRKDHSIVKESEKISPTHPARNTSEQISKKRNRGKLKSEEKISEKGFKKSDKKGFKKSQERMIETKSKKLDKNVIRKSEESKKKYNQVMKRDMTKDKVQDQSTPKLVKDKHDQKLNMKSIGNPSPPKCLENLSDGSNPKRSNIGKKTSAIKSQQNMRNVSEVDKRHKKRISSKKLNHRSITSSNIKKKTINKQLSTRRSVRRDKKKDVINQDVDPETVYRNKINELKNMMKSSELYPYDVKPAEIPDDPPAKCQLEYEDSETTIDTIQVEEDGGIQLPTKGPCGWRTKSEQQLPTKKTLTYLTDPDYPPETVSVRPGGKPCICRDNRAKKKILLYNIGGLIGGKKNGEEKKLLRKKKDEDKKMQVIDGVIYYTPPPSPRRSNEYVPEYDLYESPYDMCLTQRKDRSLKFIDRYGRPKISEVSKNRESCGCDEYVETYGIQTIDENEKKAQLLKELESRDKLITAKPPKDRWNLALKDVGLIDYFTRCRDSLPCWLRCAKFNKVGCPISYRKLKTKRPVCECKYERKILEHKEEKVKWKQRQKRLKSLKKQPYVNIADISKLLIPNTKLMISDVKRIPREDEYIDDIKYCITGVAENYDYLPPKQIVGGIHMATPIQTPEPSEHEIPCVCLHRHWSPMKITPGPLPKPEEILLAEKKYRQEAVKEAFRQIYAPQSVYHTHDDHSCKEKCGGYLEMENDKNTGKDKQAVQNNSRYIASHLQKPASIKNKLTNSARHIKSNIDDPQIKTEIKNLSMQKSSETKARSSHKENKDTNVTGQKTFENKVKSSRREDRDFKIERRDQKYVNVSQKQLHRETRGDIQNDPIELNVENIDIWDKETEEDSDDSKCYLMAIVKIELKKMAAEGFLFAKLPKCFLMPQLQYWLMYRKGLSFSDAAKNKSIRNSIKMWNTLDMGAAKSKIAVPSLKMTKIQLRKLTYDDAQEIKTKIALKKAIFYSRVRKERVLYSRSMWNSMEYGKFPSVSFKQAYFTYMASKEGDGYVFKPWLPSEVHEMN; translated from the exons ATGTCCAAAGTTTCCCTGAGGTCAAAAACAACCAGCTCACGACTAAGATTACATCGTAGAAG aaaaCAACATGCAAAGAAACTCATTTTGAAACCTTACGACTTTTGTTGTTCAGTTGATAATGTTGATCCATTAACGCAATATGACAGGCTAAGATCACTTTATAGATCACCATTGATGTCTCTACAAACAATAAATGAAAGCCCAACTTTGAAACTGCGAACAGAATTTACTAACTATATGGAACGTAAATTGAGAAGGAAAAGCCTTAAAAACAAGCAATTTGATATAGGAGATCACAGAcacaaaaataagaaaaatttgcaGATTTCAGAAAGACTGAGGAAGTTGTATAAagcaaagaaattatataaacaacATAAATTAGAAGATACTGATGATGATTTTGAATTTAAAGATTTACATGATAAAAAGGTTACATCTCTTCTTCAAAGACCATTGCAGTGGTATTTAGAAGATGAAATTATTGGAGCAAAAGATATTCTATGGGAACAAAAACAAAGAGCATACaatgaaaaaatgaataaaaatgttgaaattggAAAgcaaaaaa ctgaaaatatgttaaaacAACAAACAGACATGTATCCACGATGGTATCAAGATTTTTCTATTAACCAA attaaaaatttaaggaTGTTACAGTGTATAATGCAGAAAGATTGTGAAGAAATGGTAACAGGACGTACTCAAAGAACTCTTATATCAATTGGAATTATATCTACATTTTTTACACTAACGTCagatgttattaaaaaattgcaagaaTCTTGTAACTGCAATGTAATCGAATttttaagagaaatttataagatattaactggaaattattttgaagAGGAAGGATACA agAACTTTTATGATTgtaatgaaagaataattttatcagcGATTGCATTCCTTACTTTACCAGAAGCTATTATAGAGCTTCATAAACGTTTACCCCCTGTAACAATGTCAGAATTTCCACCAAAAC CTATTCCACCAACATTATCAATAAGGCAAAAGATGAAATCGCCTTATAAAGAAAGACTTTTTATACGAACAGATTGGGCAACATTTTACAATCGCTTACAAGATTGGCAAGAGCAATATCGATTAATACCAATTccgaatataatattacctcctaaaaattgtcttttaaataattatcccGGGGCAAAAGTTAATGCTTATTACGAAGAAAACAAACACGGTAAAGTACAAAACGTTTCGGAAAATTATCAGTTAATtcagattaaaaataatcctTCTGTTCAAACAAAGCAACCACATAATATTTCTACTAAAACAAATCAGGAAAGAGATACCTCCATTAGtacaaaacagaaaaaatatagttttattGATACGAAACAAAAGGATGATGTACCAGTCAGAATTAGGAGGAATAATCCATCTGGTAATTCTCCATACTCTTTTGAATTAAATCAAGATCAACGTAGTTCTGTAGCGAACGAACTTAcagaaaataacgaaaatgaaaaatttaagagCCTAATAGGTAACGCAATCAGTACAAAACAGAGAATACCGCATAACTCACAAATATCTACTGGTCTTAATGTTCCACCCTTATATGGTGAAAATAGattatttgattttacaaTCAATGGAATTAGCGAAAAACCAGGGCctgtagaatataaaatatgtggAGTTTTACAACCACCtcaatcaaataaaaaatcttggCTTGGCGAGAAACATGCACATTACATAATATCTGGTGCTTCGGATGAACCACCAATTTGCCCTGTAACGTATGAAATGACTGGTGTTGCAAATGTAACACCCTCTAACAGCAACGAGAAATTCTTTGCAGTATTGAAACTTGGAGATGGACCTAAAAAGATTTATCCAAGTGGAAGGCAGAATTTATCTCGTCATTGGCAAGAATGGCTGCAAAATGTGGATGAAGAATTTCGGAAAATAGAAAGAGAGGCaaacaaaatgataaaaaatatagaagctATAACGAAATTAGTATTTCCAGATCCAACATGTGACAGTTGTTGTTCCTGTAGACAAACTAGAAAATCATACTTAAAagcaaaagaaacgaaagcacCTTATTTTGTGATAGATACTATAACCGAAGacgacaataaaaaaaaatatattgtaggATCAATGGCAATGCATTCTCCTGCATTAACACCTCCAGAATCAACCGTGAATTTATTAGAAGTTATAGCTTCGGAAGATGTCCTTACTGACAACCTTATAATAAGTGGTGTCACAAATGAAACAGGTGAAACACAGTATTTTATTACTGGTTCTCAGAAAGAAGTAATACGCATGCCAGCACGAGTTATAGAACGTCCACCACCTAGACCGCTTAGAAATGTTCCACCTTGTATATGTGCAATTCAACAAATATTTACTAAAGGCTTGTTTCCAAATGTAAGCCATGACAATATACCATGGACAAAAGAAGAAGGTTTGTGTTTTGGAAAAAAGTTTAGACCCCAAGAATCTCCTGCATATTCCTGTAAAAAGTATCCAGGTAATAAGTCATGTAGAAGAAGTCCATTTACACATGATATAAATAGATTGAAGAGAAGAATTGAAATGGCAAAACAAAAGCAAGGAGATGAAGCTACagggaagaagaaaatgtataGTATCGCAGATTTTCAACCATGTGGGGATGAACATGGTATGAATATTTGTGGAGGACCTTGGAATGCTTTGCATACTCTAACATcagaagaattaaaagaacAGGAAAGATTacggaaagaaatattaaga GGTCCTTCATGTGGAAAAAGACCTGGACAAGCTGTCTGTGAAGGTCCTTTTGGAAAACGAATACCATTAAAACCAcagcaaatatttatagaagaagaaattccAGGAGAAGAcattgaagaagaagaagaagaagtagaagGAGAGGAATTAATAAAGCCTCCTCCAGTTGaggtaaaagaaaaagaaaaggaacgcGACAAGAAGTGTCACATGAGTCCAGAAGCTATAGAAGCTAGAAGACAAAGGGTAGTAGAGAAAAaggttaaaaaatttgttcctGATCCGAGCTATCCTGGTTACGATGATCCATGGAATATATTTCGTACAGCACCATCGGAAAAAGAATCTGAAACtgattttaaaaagttattaaaactTAGTTCTCCAAAACCACCAAGTACGCCTGTACAATCTAAAACATTGATGGACGAAATTGCAAAATCTGCACTACATGAAGATGTTTCTAAATTAGAGATAAGAAAAGATCACTCAATTGTAAAAGAGTCGGAAAAGATATCTCCTACACATCCTGCACGAAATACGTCAGaacaaatttcgaaaaaacgaaatcgaggaaaattaaaaagcgaagaaaaaataagtgaaaaaggatttaaaaaatctgATAAGAAAGGATTTAAAAAAAGCCAGGAAAGAATGATTGAGACAAAATCAAAAAAGCTGGATAAAAATGTGATTAGAAAAAGCGaggaaagcaaaaaaaaatacaatcaaGTAATGAAACGTGATATGACAAAGGATAAGGTACAAGATCAAAGTACACCAAAATTAGTAAAAGATAAACACGATCAAAAGTTGAATATGAAATCTATAGGAAATCCTTCACCTCCTAAATGTTTGGAAAACCTAAGCGATGGATCAAATCCGAAAAGATCTAATATTGGTAAAAAAACATCTGCCATTAAGTCTCAACAAAACATGCGTAATGTAAGTGAGGTTGATAAACGacataagaaaagaataagttcaaaaaaattaaatcacaGATCTATTACATCAtcaaacataaaaaagaaaacgataaataaacagTTGAGTACGAGAAGGTCGGTAAGAcgagataaaaagaaagatgtgATTAATCAAGATGTTGATCCTGAAACAGTTTATAGGAACAAGATAAATGAACTGAAAAATATGATGAAATCTTCTGAACTCTATCCATATGATGTAAAACCAGCAGAGATCCCAGATGATCCTCCAGCAAAATGTCAACTAGAATATGAAGATTCAGAAACTACGATTGACACTATACAAGTTGAAGAAGATGGAGGTATACAGTTACCAACTAAAGGTCCTTGTGGTTGGAGGACGAAGTCAGAACAACAATTACCAACAAAGAAAACTCTGACATATCTGACTGATCCAGATTATCCTCCAGAAACAGTATCAGTAAGGCCAGGTGGAAAACCATGTATTTGTCGGGATAATagagcaaaaaagaaaatattattatataatatcggAGGACTTATAGGTGGAAAGAAAAATGGCGAAGAAAAGAAgttattaagaaaaaagaaggacgaAGACAAAAAGATGCAAGTTATTGATGGAGTCATTTATTATACTCCACCACCAAGTCCTCGTAGAAGCAATGAATATGTACCCGAATATGATCTTTATGAATCTCCATATGATATGTGTCTTACGCAACGTAAAGACCGAAGTCttaaatttatcgatcgatatGGTAGACCGAAAATATCTGAAGTTTCAAAAAACAGAGAATCTTGCGGTTGTGACGAATACGTAGAAACATATGGTATTCAAACTAtagatgaaaatgaaaaaaaagctCAATTGTTGAAAGAACTTGAATCCAGAGACAAGTTAATAACCGCGAAACCACCGAAAGACCGCTGGAATCTGGCGCTTAAAGATGTAGGCTTGATAGATTATTTCACACGATGCAGAGACAGTTTGCCTTGTTGGCTGAGATGTGccaaatttaataaagttgGCTGTCCTATATCATATAGAAAACTTAAAACAAAACGACCAGTATGTGAATGTAagtatgaaagaaaaatactcGAACATAAGGAGGAAAAAGTGAAATGGAAGCAGCGTCAAAAACGGTTAAAGTCTTTGAAAAAGCAACCGTATGTGAACATAGCTGACATTTCGAAACTATTGATaccaaatacaaaattaatgatatcagacgtaaaaagaattccaagagAAGATGAATACATAgacgatattaaatattgtataactgGAGTTGCCGAAAACTATGACTATTTACCACCTAAACAAATAGTAGGTGGTATCCATATGGCTACACCAATTCAGACACCTGAACCAAGCGAACATGAGATACCATGCGTTTGTTTGCATCGACATTGGTCGCCTATGAAGATTACTCCTGGTCCATTACCAAAGCCTGAAGAAATTTTACTTGCTGAAAAGAAATACAGACAAGAAGCTGTGAAAGAAGCGTTTCGCCAAATTTATGCTCCTCAATCAGTATATCACACACATGATGATCATAGTTGCAAAGAAAAATGTGGTGGATATCTTGAAatggaaaatgataaaaatacagGAAAAGACAAACAAGCTGTGCAGAATAACagtcgttatatagcatctcATTTACAAAAACCTGCTagtattaaaaacaaattaacaAATTCCGCTCGAcatattaaatcaaatattgATGATCCTCAAATTAAAActgagattaaaaatttatcaatgcAAAAATCATCTGAAACTAAAGCAAGAAGTTCgcataaagaaaataaagacaCAAATGTGACAGGACAAAAGACTTTTGAAAATAAGGTAAAGAGTTCACGTAGAGAAGATAGAGACTTCAAGATTGAAAGAAGAGAtcagaaatatgtaaatgtttcTCAGAAACAACTACATAGAGAAACTAGAGGCGATATTCAAAATGATCCTATTGAATTAAATGTAGAGAATATAGATATTTGGGATAAAGAAACTGAAGAAGATTCTGATGATtctaaatgttatttaatggCTATAGTGaag atcgaattaaaaaaaatggcGGCAGAAGGATTTCTGTTTGCAAAACTACCCAAGTGTTTTTTAATGCCACAGTTGCAATATTGGTTGATGTATAGAAAAGGGCTCAGTTTTAGCGATGCGGCTAAAA ACAAATCAATACGCAACAGTATTAAAATGTGGAACACGTTAGATATGGGAGCCGCTAAATCTAAAATTGCTGTACCATCGCTGAAAATGACAAAAATTCAACTTAGAAAATTAACTTATGATGATGCgcaagaaataaaaacaaag ATCGCGCTGAAAAAAGCTATATTCTATAGTCGAGTTCGTAAAGAACGGGTTTTATATTCACGATCGATGTGGAATTCGATGGAGTATGGAAAATTCCCATCGGTATCGTTCAAGCAAGCGTATTTTACTTATATGGCTAGCAAAGAAGGCGATGGTTACGTTTTTAAACCGTGGCTACCTTCCGAAGTACACGAAATGAattaa